A window of the Bdellovibrio sp. ZAP7 genome harbors these coding sequences:
- a CDS encoding (2Fe-2S)-binding protein, which produces MGQKKKTEIICRCNNVSRATIEQAITDGAKTLNEIFDTTTAGVGPCGGSCRRKLAPLLEHYLKTGQFPEKIQEDLSGKNNGKSEGEKKD; this is translated from the coding sequence ATGGGTCAAAAGAAAAAAACCGAAATCATCTGCCGTTGCAACAATGTGTCCCGGGCGACCATTGAGCAAGCTATTACAGATGGCGCAAAGACCCTGAACGAAATATTCGACACCACCACCGCCGGCGTCGGACCTTGCGGAGGATCCTGCCGCCGTAAACTCGCCCCTCTTCTTGAACATTACCTGAAAACCGGTCAATTTCCTGAAAAAATTCAGGAGGACTTGTCAGGCAAAAATAATGGAAAGAGTGAGGGCGAAAAGAAAGACTAA
- a CDS encoding ABC transporter permease — protein MTTFITRRILQTLAVIAVLSYVVFVLMSLMPGDPVDMMVASNPKITAEDVARLKTLYGLDQPIYKRYGNWMASLVTGDLGYSRTYRVPVQELMGPRLWNTFILSAASLFLSIVIAVPLGVISALKPNSKTDYFMNFFSFAGISIPSFWLAIVLIIVFAVKIPLFPAGGTQTIGAENMGFWADIMDRAKYLVLPVLSLSIQQIGRFSRFTRSAMAEAMRNDFIRTAKAKGLNYKTVVWKHAFRNALIPLITILALSISTLFSGALLTETVFAYQGVGKLVYDSIIGNDYNVAMISFVISVSMVLLMNLVADILYGFADPRIAYK, from the coding sequence ATGACTACATTTATCACCCGTCGCATCTTGCAAACTCTCGCAGTGATAGCCGTGCTATCCTACGTGGTTTTTGTTCTGATGAGTTTAATGCCCGGAGATCCGGTAGACATGATGGTGGCCTCAAACCCCAAAATCACGGCTGAGGACGTTGCCCGCCTAAAAACTTTGTATGGGTTGGATCAACCAATCTATAAACGTTACGGCAACTGGATGGCGTCTTTAGTGACTGGCGACTTGGGTTACAGCCGTACTTATCGTGTACCCGTTCAGGAATTGATGGGCCCACGTCTGTGGAACACATTTATTCTTTCTGCAGCATCACTGTTTTTGTCGATCGTGATCGCGGTTCCACTGGGAGTGATTTCGGCTTTAAAACCAAACTCCAAAACTGACTATTTCATGAACTTCTTCTCGTTTGCGGGTATTTCGATACCCTCGTTCTGGCTGGCGATCGTTTTAATTATCGTCTTTGCCGTAAAAATTCCGCTGTTCCCGGCCGGAGGCACGCAAACTATTGGTGCTGAAAATATGGGATTCTGGGCTGACATTATGGATCGCGCGAAGTATCTGGTGCTGCCAGTGCTTTCATTGTCTATTCAGCAAATCGGTCGTTTCTCGCGCTTTACTCGTTCCGCAATGGCCGAGGCTATGCGCAATGACTTTATCCGTACAGCAAAAGCCAAAGGTCTTAACTACAAGACCGTGGTTTGGAAACATGCTTTCCGCAATGCTTTGATTCCTTTGATCACGATCCTGGCTTTGAGTATTTCCACTTTATTCTCGGGCGCTCTTTTGACGGAAACTGTTTTTGCTTACCAAGGTGTGGGCAAATTGGTTTACGACTCTATCATCGGTAACGACTATAACGTGGCGATGATTTCATTCGTTATTTCTGTGAGCATGGTTTTGTTAATGAACTTAGTGGCCGACATCCTTTACGGATTCGCAGATCCACGTATTGCTTACAAGTAG
- the sohB gene encoding protease SohB yields MDAMQSIGIFAAQTFLILFAILAVIIVIAILAAKAGHKTEVEVELLHKKYKGFRNLLKAHTVSKSERKELKKKLKAERKAHDAKSHAVEKKIFVVDFEGDVKASAVENLREEITAVLTIATPQDEVVVRVESPGGVVHGYGLAASQLLRVREKNIPLTVCVDKVAASGGYLMSVTANKILCAPFAIVGSIGVVAQVPNIHRVLKKHDVDFKEYTAGEYKRTVSLLGEITPKGEEKFKQQLEDTHVLFKGFVGKFRPQLNLEEVATGEYWYGEQAIGKGLVDEIRTSDDYLMTLADQHQVIKVKYEHKQSIGDKLTGILGKAMKKAALSIVEELETRRFL; encoded by the coding sequence ATGGACGCAATGCAGAGCATCGGAATCTTCGCCGCACAGACCTTTCTAATCCTCTTTGCTATTTTGGCGGTCATTATCGTGATCGCCATCCTTGCTGCCAAAGCGGGCCATAAAACAGAAGTTGAAGTAGAACTTTTGCATAAGAAATACAAAGGCTTCCGCAATCTCCTTAAAGCGCACACGGTTTCTAAATCTGAGCGCAAAGAACTTAAGAAAAAACTTAAAGCAGAACGTAAAGCTCACGATGCAAAGTCTCATGCTGTGGAGAAAAAAATCTTCGTTGTAGACTTTGAAGGCGACGTGAAAGCTTCTGCGGTTGAGAACCTGCGTGAAGAGATCACGGCGGTCCTAACTATCGCCACTCCACAAGACGAAGTTGTCGTTCGCGTGGAAAGCCCGGGCGGCGTGGTTCACGGTTACGGCTTAGCGGCTTCCCAGCTTTTGCGTGTTCGTGAAAAAAACATTCCTCTGACTGTGTGCGTGGATAAGGTTGCTGCCTCGGGCGGTTACTTGATGTCTGTGACAGCTAACAAAATCCTGTGCGCACCTTTTGCGATCGTGGGCTCCATTGGCGTCGTCGCTCAGGTTCCAAACATCCACCGTGTTTTGAAAAAGCATGATGTGGATTTCAAAGAATACACTGCCGGCGAGTACAAACGCACCGTGAGTCTTTTGGGTGAGATCACTCCCAAAGGTGAAGAAAAATTCAAACAACAACTTGAGGACACGCATGTGTTGTTCAAGGGTTTCGTGGGCAAATTCCGTCCACAACTTAATTTAGAAGAAGTGGCCACAGGCGAATACTGGTATGGCGAGCAAGCTATCGGTAAAGGTTTGGTGGATGAAATTCGCACGAGCGATGATTACTTGATGACGTTGGCCGACCAACACCAAGTGATCAAAGTGAAGTACGAACATAAACAGTCTATCGGCGATAAACTGACAGGGATTTTAGGGAAAGCCATGAAAAAGGCAGCCCTTTCCATCGTTGAAGAACTAGAAACACGTCGTTTCCTTTAA
- a CDS encoding ABC transporter ATP-binding protein — protein sequence MNEIILDAKNIKKHFPIKKGFLMREVASVKAVDGVSLVVRKGETLGLVGESGCGKSTLGRTLIRLYEPTAGSIHFEGQDFLKLSGEQLRKKRRDMQMIFQDPFASLDPRMTVGQAIRQPMDIHNVGTMEEREKRVLELIEIVGLRKSTVNRYPHEFSGGQRQRISIARAIALNPELIICDEPVSALDVSIQAQILNLLEDLQQKLGLTYIFISHDLSVIEHICDRIAVMYLGKIVEIAERDELFSNPQHPYTQALIGAIPRVGHGKKMMKKSLGGEVPSPINPPSGCSFHTRCPYVMDVCKEKIPVLEGAGTHHKACWLEKAPQMAPA from the coding sequence ATGAACGAAATCATTCTAGATGCCAAAAATATCAAAAAGCACTTCCCGATCAAAAAAGGTTTTTTGATGCGCGAAGTGGCTTCTGTTAAAGCCGTTGATGGTGTTTCTTTGGTCGTACGCAAAGGTGAAACTTTGGGTCTGGTTGGGGAATCCGGTTGCGGTAAATCCACACTGGGTCGCACGCTGATTCGCCTTTACGAACCCACAGCAGGTTCGATCCATTTTGAAGGTCAAGATTTCTTAAAATTATCTGGTGAACAGCTTCGTAAAAAACGTCGCGACATGCAGATGATCTTCCAAGATCCATTTGCTTCTTTGGACCCGCGCATGACTGTGGGGCAAGCGATCCGCCAGCCGATGGACATCCACAACGTGGGCACCATGGAAGAGCGTGAAAAACGCGTTTTGGAATTAATCGAAATCGTGGGTCTTAGAAAATCCACAGTGAATCGCTACCCGCATGAATTCTCTGGCGGGCAACGTCAGCGTATTTCTATCGCGCGCGCGATCGCTTTGAATCCTGAACTTATTATTTGTGACGAACCGGTTTCAGCGCTCGACGTTTCCATTCAAGCTCAGATCTTGAACTTGCTGGAAGATCTGCAACAGAAATTGGGTCTGACTTATATCTTTATTTCTCATGATCTTTCAGTGATCGAACACATCTGTGACCGTATTGCTGTGATGTACTTGGGTAAGATCGTTGAAATCGCGGAACGCGATGAACTTTTCTCAAACCCACAACATCCCTACACTCAGGCGTTGATCGGTGCGATTCCACGTGTGGGTCACGGTAAGAAAATGATGAAGAAATCATTGGGTGGCGAAGTGCCAAGCCCGATCAATCCACCTTCAGGCTGTTCTTTCCATACACGCTGCCCCTATGTCATGGACGTTTGTAAGGAAAAGATCCCGGTTCTTGAAGGCGCTGGCACTCACCACAAAGCGTGCTGGTTGGAAAAAGCACCGCAGATGGCTCCGGCCTAG
- the tatA gene encoding twin-arginine translocase TatA/TatE family subunit yields the protein MGEFSVTHLLLLGLIFLIFFGPSRLPQLGQSLGKAIRGFKQGLNEIDVDAKDIKDNVNNQQVSHQQQQGQQVNQTQSQKDPHNT from the coding sequence ATGGGTGAGTTTAGCGTTACACATCTTCTGTTACTTGGTCTGATCTTCTTGATCTTTTTTGGACCAAGCCGTCTGCCACAACTAGGTCAATCTTTGGGTAAAGCCATCCGCGGATTCAAACAAGGCTTGAACGAGATTGACGTTGATGCAAAAGACATCAAAGACAACGTAAACAACCAACAAGTTTCTCACCAACAACAACAAGGCCAACAAGTTAACCAAACTCAAAGCCAAAAAGATCCGCACAACACTTAG
- a CDS encoding VC0807 family protein, with amino-acid sequence MTETTAPQAKPENSWLNLIFNILLPVLILNKLTKHIGPLNALVLALAFPLIYGIYDLLKRKKVNAFSILGLLNVGLTGGLAVIGIHGFWFAVKEAAFPSLVGLFVLGSAFTKKPFIESLFLNPGVMKVDLLEEKLKEHGKQAEFHDHMRKATMWLSLSFAFSAVLNFVLARKIFLDIDSTLAADAQSIILNEQIAKMTTWSMAIIMVPSMIFLLGIFWYLMKGVKEYAGLSTDELLKS; translated from the coding sequence ATGACTGAAACCACTGCCCCTCAAGCAAAACCTGAAAATAGCTGGCTGAACTTAATTTTTAACATTCTGTTGCCGGTTCTAATCCTGAACAAACTGACTAAGCATATCGGCCCACTGAATGCTTTGGTTTTGGCACTGGCTTTCCCGTTGATCTACGGCATCTACGATCTTTTGAAGCGCAAAAAGGTAAACGCGTTCTCTATCCTGGGATTATTGAACGTGGGTTTGACTGGTGGACTTGCGGTCATTGGAATTCACGGATTCTGGTTTGCGGTCAAAGAAGCCGCGTTCCCGTCTCTGGTAGGTCTTTTCGTCTTGGGATCTGCATTTACTAAAAAACCATTCATCGAAAGCCTGTTCCTAAACCCCGGCGTGATGAAAGTAGACTTGCTGGAAGAAAAATTAAAAGAGCACGGCAAACAAGCCGAGTTCCACGATCACATGAGAAAAGCAACAATGTGGCTCTCTCTCAGCTTCGCATTCAGTGCGGTGCTAAACTTCGTGTTGGCAAGAAAGATCTTCCTAGATATCGACTCAACATTGGCCGCCGATGCCCAATCCATAATCCTAAACGAACAAATCGCAAAAATGACCACATGGTCCATGGCCATCATCATGGTCCCATCCATGATCTTCCTATTGGGCATCTTCTGGTACCTAATGAAAGGCGTAAAAGAATACGCCGGCCTAAGCACCGACGAACTCCTAAAATCCTAA
- a CDS encoding glycerophosphodiester phosphodiesterase, with amino-acid sequence MKPPPYQGHRGYWKGGAQENSLASFKAAKERGWQMVEMDVRLSKDGHVVVFHDDDLKRIIGDTRRVADVTAAELERIANIPTLREVLLSKDVPPFLNIELKTNKSTDRSLEAKVVRVIHETESASRILFSSFNPLAIRELYRLLPKVPRALLATKEKDPANRWYLKLLVLAPYIHANILHLDHRFVSTEDLRKFVKRGIPVSFWTVNEQFRADELLANGAQSIISDTLAPKV; translated from the coding sequence GTGAAACCTCCACCATATCAAGGTCATCGTGGATACTGGAAGGGCGGCGCTCAGGAAAACTCTTTAGCTTCCTTTAAGGCAGCGAAAGAGCGCGGCTGGCAAATGGTCGAGATGGACGTGCGCTTGTCGAAGGACGGCCATGTGGTGGTCTTTCATGATGATGATCTAAAGCGAATCATCGGCGATACCAGACGCGTGGCAGACGTAACTGCGGCAGAGCTTGAGCGCATTGCGAATATTCCAACCTTGCGTGAAGTTTTGTTAAGTAAAGATGTGCCGCCGTTCTTGAATATTGAATTAAAGACCAACAAATCCACCGATCGCAGTTTGGAAGCGAAAGTCGTGCGCGTGATTCACGAAACGGAATCAGCCTCTCGCATCTTATTTTCAAGTTTCAATCCCTTGGCTATTCGTGAACTTTATAGGCTTTTGCCAAAAGTTCCCCGGGCTTTATTAGCGACGAAAGAAAAAGATCCCGCAAACCGCTGGTATTTGAAATTGTTAGTCCTAGCTCCGTATATTCACGCGAATATTCTGCATTTGGATCATCGTTTTGTAAGTACAGAAGATCTGCGCAAATTTGTTAAGCGCGGAATCCCCGTAAGCTTCTGGACCGTGAATGAACAATTCCGCGCTGATGAGTTGCTGGCAAACGGCGCTCAATCTATCATCAGCGATACCCTTGCTCCCAAAGTTTGA
- a CDS encoding peptide ABC transporter substrate-binding protein: MLNRLAKGLLLGAALGMSVQAVAAPSNAELKIGISQEFETLNPIIMSMSASAYMYRMVGRSLVNLTPDGKWVPQLAKEIPSIEKGTAKIIDDGGKKKIVANWEIIEGAKWGDGKPVICADFIASQKIATSPNVAVGEKEQWTQVEKIDVDPKNPKKCTFKYDKAIWSFYQLAQFFPVPAHLELAVFEKHGKAKEGYEKNSNYVRNPTNPGLYSGPYVITEVKLGSHVAFAPNPHFYGKKPNIQKVIVKLIPNTGTMEANLRSGTIDMVSVLGLDFDQALAFEKKAKAEGLPFDVQFVPSVTYEHIDLNLDNPILKDVKVRKALLYSINRDDLVKALFEGRQEVAVHNVSPKDPWFTKDPKVITTYAYSKRTGGKLLDEAGWKMGADGFRSKDGKRLSLVFQTTAGNKTRELVQVYLQNQWKQNGIEVLVKNEPARVFFGDTMSKRKFAGMALFAWVSSPENSPRSTLSSKAIPSNKNGWSGQNYMGWTNAQVDKDLDALDLEFDAKKRTALVHDMLKQYTDEVPVLPLYYRSDISVVPKNLKNYKMSGHQFYETNYIEDWSL; encoded by the coding sequence ATGTTGAATAGACTTGCAAAAGGATTGTTGCTGGGAGCCGCTCTTGGAATGAGCGTACAAGCTGTGGCAGCTCCTTCTAATGCCGAATTGAAAATCGGTATTTCTCAGGAATTTGAAACTTTGAATCCAATCATCATGTCCATGTCGGCTTCTGCTTACATGTACCGTATGGTGGGTCGTTCATTGGTAAACCTGACTCCGGATGGAAAATGGGTTCCGCAATTGGCGAAAGAGATTCCTTCAATTGAAAAAGGCACTGCTAAAATCATCGACGATGGCGGCAAAAAGAAAATCGTAGCTAACTGGGAAATCATTGAAGGTGCTAAATGGGGCGACGGCAAACCAGTTATCTGTGCTGACTTCATCGCTTCTCAAAAAATTGCCACTTCTCCTAACGTAGCTGTTGGTGAAAAAGAGCAATGGACTCAAGTTGAAAAAATCGACGTTGATCCAAAAAATCCAAAAAAATGTACTTTCAAATATGACAAAGCGATCTGGAGCTTCTATCAACTGGCTCAGTTCTTCCCTGTGCCTGCACACTTGGAGCTAGCTGTATTTGAAAAACACGGCAAAGCTAAAGAAGGTTACGAAAAAAACTCTAACTATGTTCGTAATCCAACCAACCCAGGTCTTTACAGCGGTCCTTATGTGATCACTGAAGTGAAATTGGGTTCACACGTGGCTTTCGCACCAAATCCACATTTCTATGGTAAAAAACCAAACATCCAAAAAGTGATCGTTAAGTTGATTCCTAATACAGGAACAATGGAAGCGAACCTTCGCTCAGGCACTATTGATATGGTTTCTGTTCTTGGTTTGGATTTTGACCAGGCTTTGGCTTTCGAGAAAAAAGCAAAAGCTGAAGGTCTGCCATTCGACGTTCAGTTCGTTCCTTCAGTGACTTACGAACATATCGACTTGAACCTGGATAATCCGATCTTGAAAGATGTGAAAGTTCGTAAAGCACTTTTGTACTCGATCAACCGTGATGACCTGGTTAAAGCTTTGTTCGAAGGCCGCCAGGAAGTCGCTGTTCATAATGTATCCCCTAAAGATCCTTGGTTCACAAAAGATCCTAAAGTGATCACGACGTACGCTTACTCTAAGCGCACCGGTGGAAAATTGTTGGATGAAGCTGGTTGGAAAATGGGAGCGGATGGTTTCCGTTCAAAAGACGGCAAACGCCTTTCCTTGGTATTCCAAACAACTGCGGGTAACAAAACTCGTGAGTTGGTACAAGTTTACCTACAAAACCAATGGAAACAAAATGGTATCGAAGTTCTAGTTAAGAACGAACCGGCACGCGTATTCTTCGGCGATACAATGTCGAAACGTAAATTCGCGGGAATGGCGTTGTTTGCCTGGGTTTCTTCTCCGGAGAACTCCCCACGCTCGACTTTGTCTTCTAAAGCGATCCCATCCAATAAAAATGGTTGGTCAGGTCAGAACTACATGGGCTGGACAAATGCTCAAGTTGATAAAGATCTAGATGCTTTGGATCTGGAGTTTGATGCGAAAAAACGCACAGCTTTGGTGCACGATATGTTGAAACAATACACTGACGAAGTTCCTGTACTTCCGTTGTACTACCGCTCTGACATCTCTGTAGTTCCTAAGAATTTGAAAAACTACAAAATGTCTGGTCACCAGTTCTACGAAACTAACTATATCGAAGACTGGTCTTTGTAA
- a CDS encoding ABC transporter ATP-binding protein — protein sequence MQETPVIEVKNLETTFVTKAGPFKAVNNISYSINKGQTMGIVGESGCGKSVTSYSLMRLIERPGTVTGGQVLLNGRDLLKINESQMEEVRGGEMAMIFQEPMTALNPVLTIGRQMDEQIMRHKKCTQKESKERAIEMLRLVGIPSPGERYNSYPHQLSGGMRQRAMIAMALSCDPMFLIADEPTTALDVTIQAQILELIQGLQQKFNMTVQFITHDLGVISEISDRVMVMYGGQFCEQADTQELFLNPRHPYTAALIASRPKFGERVARLRTIEGSVPAPHELPKGCPFTNRCPRAVNECAVLKPPVVEFKPGHTVACFNPVA from the coding sequence GTGCAAGAAACTCCTGTTATCGAAGTCAAAAATCTTGAAACGACCTTCGTCACGAAGGCTGGCCCCTTCAAGGCCGTTAACAACATTTCTTATTCAATCAACAAAGGCCAAACTATGGGCATCGTCGGGGAATCTGGTTGCGGTAAATCCGTAACTTCTTATTCCCTGATGCGTTTGATTGAAAGACCCGGAACCGTCACTGGTGGTCAGGTATTGCTAAACGGTCGCGATCTTTTAAAAATCAATGAATCGCAAATGGAAGAAGTTCGCGGTGGCGAGATGGCCATGATCTTCCAAGAGCCGATGACAGCTTTGAATCCCGTTCTTACGATCGGTCGTCAAATGGACGAACAGATCATGCGCCATAAAAAGTGCACTCAAAAAGAATCTAAAGAACGCGCCATTGAAATGTTGCGCCTGGTAGGCATTCCCTCCCCTGGCGAACGCTATAACTCCTATCCGCACCAACTTTCGGGCGGTATGAGACAGCGTGCGATGATTGCGATGGCTTTGTCTTGTGATCCTATGTTCTTGATCGCCGATGAACCGACGACAGCTTTGGACGTAACAATCCAAGCGCAGATTTTGGAATTGATCCAGGGTCTGCAACAAAAATTTAATATGACTGTGCAATTCATCACTCATGACCTGGGCGTGATCTCTGAGATCTCGGACCGTGTGATGGTGATGTACGGCGGTCAATTCTGTGAACAAGCTGATACTCAAGAGTTGTTCCTAAATCCACGTCACCCCTACACGGCGGCTTTGATTGCGTCCCGTCCAAAATTTGGCGAGCGTGTGGCAAGACTCAGAACCATCGAAGGCTCTGTTCCCGCTCCTCACGAGTTGCCTAAGGGCTGCCCGTTCACAAATCGCTGCCCGCGTGCCGTGAACGAATGTGCGGTTCTAAAACCACCTGTTGTTGAATTTAAACCTGGCCACACTGTGGCTTGCTTTAACCCGGTAGCCTAA
- a CDS encoding ABC transporter permease yields MNNIDMSTALTDKDRADLEKAMPMWKMILSQFLDHKLAVAGSIIIALFLLVAIFANTIESITGLDPDAQNVANRYVAPFETTQAGPDVRETEIEKFILANPNEADKIQKALVEKGLVSVPEADAIYDVGSKEVPEAIKIFKSLDIPETKGLLKTFDGFKTFHFFGTDELGRDVFIRLVYGTRVSMGVGVLVAIASALVGLLIGSIAGYYGGWIDTALMRVTDALLSLPTIPVLIVMAAIDFTKIPVLNAIVSTQNESIFKMIIILCLFSWMTVARLVRGSILSLREREFILAARTLGAKDSTIIIRHMFPNVIAPMLVSITLGVGESILFEAALSFLGLGIMPPTPSWGNMLNNAQELIYQAPFLAILPGILILLTTISFNYLGDGLQDAIDPKSVRR; encoded by the coding sequence ATGAATAACATAGATATGTCGACAGCACTTACAGACAAAGACCGCGCAGACCTTGAAAAAGCGATGCCGATGTGGAAGATGATTCTTTCCCAGTTCTTGGACCACAAGTTGGCCGTGGCGGGATCGATCATCATCGCTTTATTCCTTCTGGTTGCGATCTTTGCAAATACAATTGAATCCATCACAGGTCTTGATCCCGATGCGCAAAATGTAGCAAATCGTTACGTCGCGCCATTCGAAACAACTCAAGCTGGTCCTGATGTTCGCGAAACTGAAATTGAAAAATTCATTTTAGCGAATCCGAACGAGGCTGACAAAATTCAAAAAGCCTTGGTTGAAAAAGGTTTGGTTTCTGTTCCTGAAGCCGATGCGATTTACGATGTGGGCTCAAAAGAAGTTCCAGAAGCTATCAAGATCTTTAAGTCCTTGGACATTCCGGAAACGAAAGGTTTGCTGAAAACCTTTGATGGCTTTAAGACTTTCCACTTTTTCGGAACAGATGAATTGGGCCGCGATGTTTTCATCCGCCTGGTTTATGGAACTCGCGTTTCCATGGGTGTGGGTGTTTTGGTTGCCATCGCATCTGCGTTGGTGGGCCTATTGATCGGCAGTATTGCTGGCTACTATGGTGGTTGGATTGATACCGCATTGATGCGTGTAACGGATGCTTTGTTAAGTCTTCCGACTATTCCGGTTTTGATCGTCATGGCAGCTATCGACTTTACTAAAATCCCAGTTTTAAATGCCATCGTCAGCACCCAGAATGAATCTATCTTTAAGATGATCATCATCCTGTGCTTGTTCTCGTGGATGACGGTTGCACGCTTGGTGCGTGGAAGTATTTTGTCGTTGCGTGAGCGCGAGTTCATCTTGGCAGCAAGAACTTTGGGTGCAAAAGACAGCACGATCATCATCCGCCACATGTTCCCGAACGTGATCGCGCCCATGTTAGTGTCGATCACTTTGGGTGTCGGCGAATCCATCTTATTCGAAGCCGCCCTTTCCTTCTTAGGCTTAGGTATCATGCCCCCAACACCAAGCTGGGGTAACATGCTTAACAACGCCCAAGAGTTGATCTACCAAGCTCCGTTCCTAGCGATCTTGCCAGGTATCTTGATCTTGCTGACAACGATCAGCTTCAACTACCTGGGCGACGGCCTCCAAGACGCCATCGATCCAAAATCAGTTCGCAGATAG
- a CDS encoding twin-arginine translocase TatA/TatE family subunit: MGSLSLTHLLLIALVFLVFFGPSKLPQLGSSLGQAIRGFKKGLNEIDADEKVAPQQVSHQQNQGQQMNQTQTNKEPHNS, translated from the coding sequence ATGGGTTCATTAAGCCTGACACATCTTCTTCTAATCGCTCTAGTTTTCTTGGTCTTCTTTGGTCCAAGCAAATTGCCTCAATTGGGTTCTTCTTTGGGTCAAGCCATCCGTGGCTTCAAAAAAGGTTTGAACGAAATTGATGCTGACGAAAAAGTGGCGCCACAACAGGTGTCCCACCAACAAAATCAAGGTCAGCAAATGAATCAAACGCAAACAAACAAAGAGCCTCATAACTCTTAG
- a CDS encoding DUF2259 domain-containing protein — protein MKKLILSLVVLSFASVTAQAADTLKFHNLGFSTDGKYYSYATSAVGDGSGYGYANVFIKQVDEYDRGEILRVTRDTEVDNDRLALKLAIQSVNFTSFGGLIPYGIRGETVTPTADKEITLNTYNAKYRLQLKTLPARFPNPMCKNDWDIASSRLELAVTKTDSKGKSETQVLFSDYSEPGARICAQNYKIAQVIRHDDRLVLVISYDSPGFEGMDHDFVVLSTKLN, from the coding sequence CTGCACAAGCTGCTGACACACTTAAATTCCACAACCTTGGTTTTTCTACGGATGGTAAATACTATTCATACGCGACATCGGCTGTTGGTGATGGGTCCGGTTACGGCTATGCGAATGTGTTTATCAAACAAGTGGACGAATACGATCGCGGAGAAATCTTGCGTGTCACGCGTGACACAGAAGTTGATAATGACAGACTGGCACTTAAACTCGCAATTCAATCTGTGAACTTCACAAGCTTTGGTGGACTTATCCCATATGGTATCCGAGGCGAAACTGTCACTCCCACGGCAGACAAAGAAATCACACTTAATACCTATAATGCAAAATACCGCCTCCAACTAAAAACACTTCCTGCGCGCTTTCCAAATCCAATGTGTAAAAATGACTGGGACATCGCGAGCAGTCGCCTTGAACTAGCAGTCACGAAAACAGATTCTAAAGGAAAAAGCGAAACTCAGGTTTTATTTTCCGACTATTCTGAACCAGGCGCTCGCATCTGCGCACAAAACTATAAAATTGCACAAGTCATCCGTCACGACGACAGACTGGTGCTGGTTATTTCCTATGACAGCCCGGGATTTGAAGGTATGGACCACGACTTCGTCGTTCTATCCACAAAACTGAACTAG
- the greA gene encoding transcription elongation factor GreA, translating to MSVGTNDKLPMTVRGKALLDAELKKLLLEERPSVIAAIEEARAQGDISENAEYESAKERQSMIEGRIAEIQGKLAGAEVIDVSTIKADRVVFGAHVKAVDTETEEEVAYQIVGVDEADVKKGMVSVLSPLARALIGKKVGDTVTVQSPKGDKEFEILHFEYK from the coding sequence ATGTCTGTAGGTACAAACGACAAACTTCCAATGACAGTTCGCGGAAAAGCGCTGCTAGATGCAGAGCTTAAGAAGCTATTGTTAGAGGAAAGACCCTCTGTTATCGCGGCTATCGAAGAAGCCCGCGCTCAAGGCGATATTTCTGAGAACGCGGAGTACGAATCTGCTAAAGAACGCCAATCTATGATTGAAGGCCGTATTGCTGAAATCCAAGGCAAATTGGCTGGCGCTGAAGTGATTGACGTATCCACAATCAAAGCAGACCGTGTTGTATTCGGTGCACATGTTAAAGCCGTTGATACTGAAACAGAAGAAGAAGTGGCTTATCAAATCGTAGGCGTTGACGAAGCTGACGTTAAAAAAGGCATGGTTTCCGTGCTTTCTCCGTTGGCTCGCGCATTGATCGGTAAAAAAGTTGGCGATACTGTAACGGTGCAAAGCCCTAAAGGTGACAAGGAATTTGAAATCCTTCACTTCGAATACAAGTAG